The Xyrauchen texanus isolate HMW12.3.18 chromosome 19, RBS_HiC_50CHRs, whole genome shotgun sequence genome segment ACCAGCATGCCGTCTCGCTTCTCTCTCTTGCGTCTTATTGTGTGCTTGAACAACAACACAGCTGCTCCTCTGACTAAAATGCCCAGCAAAATGTCTGAATAGTCAAAAACCGgaaaaagattgtctggtatgtgctgccgaatgttcagcagttcatccctggtaaaaactttttggaaaaaaatgactaaacacaggacaaataatcaaaaacaagacaaaaaaataattggAGAGCACCACACCGAGGCAGCCATCCGTGGCACCATCTTGTATCTTCATTAAACAACAATGTTAATCTTCTCTTGTGCAATTATTTCTTTATAATCAGGGAATATTTTTCCATTCATTAATCTAGGCCCAGAATCTTCTTCTGCCACATTGTGGAGAAGTTGATGTCCATTTTAATGGGATGATGGACTGTTTTAGACTGGTCATCAAGAACAAGGGTGTCATGGCTTTATGGAGCGGCCTTACAGCCAACATGGTGAAGGTGAGGTTATTATGTGCTTATATGATGACAGAGATTAAAATAACATCAGCAGTCAATGTTTTCTGTATAAATGGTCATACAATGTTTTCATATCCCGTATCGTATTAGCTGTGAAAGAGCTTTTCAGATACCTCTTTCTTGAATAAGCGTGTATTGCCATGAATAAAAAATGTGCATGGAGCAACTAGAACATTTAATCATCAGCAGACTTGTATTAACATGCTCTATGAGTTTCTTAAACAATCTGTCTCTGAACAGCATGCTCAAGTCACAAcaattcatttcatgtgttttaAATGGGTGTTCAAACACCTTAAGGAAtaaggtaaactatccctttcaagAAAATATTGCATCTTCACTTCCTTGTTAATAACATTATGTATTTCTTTATACTTTGCAGATTGTCCCATATTTTGGCCTGCTCTTCAGTTGCTTTGAGATGTGTAAGCAAGTCTGCCTTTATCGAAATGGCTATATTGTTTCTCCACTAAGCTACACACTTAAACCAGGGGTGGACCAAAGCATGGGCCCATATGAACTGGAAGAGTTAAAGCGCTACTTGAGAAACAGAAAATCCCATAGGGCACAAAGTATATCCATAGGTAACCGCTGGTAATGTGGTTTCCCCTAGACACTGTAACAAATGCAAGAGGAGTGAGTAGAAAAATGGTGCTCTCTGGTGTTTTGTGAGTATGTGCATTGATATGAGTGTGTGATGTTGGGGTTACTGCCTGATGCTGGAACTCATTCTGTGCATTTTTCACAGTGGTACACAGCACTGTATATTTGGTTGTTTTGATGAATATTGTACCTGTCATTGTATTTAACCTACAATCTTGCCATTTTAGGGAtcctgcatatactgtataattgaaGCGCAACACATTCTTCAGTTTATCAGATAACGACTTTAAGAGAAACGAGTTTAAGGCCCCTTTAAGAGagtattaaaggtgcagtatcaTTTCAATGTTATCATTTATTCCTTTTGCTTTACACTCCACTAaaattgtgttgttgttttttaagaacTGTGGATATGTAAAGtctttattcatttaaatcacTTCTCATGAAATATGATGAAtatcatttcaaaagtatagatcaatgcctttttctaaaaaataatttgtctgtCACCGGCTTTAAGCTCTTTCTGTTATTTATAAGCTCAtgtttttaatgtcatattttggTGAAATTTTAGCATTGGCATATTTGATTATCAATGACCTCTGTGTAATGTGATGTATTCTTCTAATCTGGATACTATACATGGTAACCCAGTAACAAATGCCTCTGATTGACAAAAAGACAAGATCAGTTTAGTAAAAGTACATTAGTTTGTTATTCATTCAGaggaatatttgtattattacataTAAACAATAAACTTGTCTTAGTTCTTTTTTTTGGTCAACTTATTGTTATATGTGTTATGATTTATATCCCTTTAATTATTATGGCTTATATGCCTTAGAATTGCACTGGTAGGTGACATTCATCTTTGTATTGATGCTATTGATTTTGTATTGCATTGTGTAGTCACATAATCCCAAACAGATCACTCAATTTGTCACACAATCAAAAGTCATGTGAAGGACTTTACTCTGGCACGCCAACCTTTTTCCTCTCACACACATGCCCTTTGGATATCATTTACTAGGAACAGGCTGTAAGCTAGCATGCTAAGTCACCTTGGAGAACTGCTTCTTTGCTTAAATGGACAAACAGGACAATCCTGATTCTCTTGCTATTTTGGACAGCCAATATGTCTAACCCCGTTCATAAAATATGGTTTTAAGATTTTTAAGCTTCAAACATTTGTGGTCGTGAATAATTCCTTAACTAGAAACACATAGTTTTACGTTTCGAAAACTTCTGCAATTTATGCTTTCCACCTTGAGAAGGCTTAAGGTTACCTTTCTAATTCTGAGGCAATCATCTCCGTCGTCACAAAATACGCCCCGCCCCAGGAATCTGTGACGTTTTGTCGACAGGCCAATCAAAGTTTAGAAGCGCTGGATTCGGTTCATCTCGCGAGACCAACCTATTAAAATCTCTTCTCAAACCGTTCTTTCGGCCATTTCGAATCAGCCGGCATTCCACGCTAGTCTTGCGCCTGAGCGTGATTGACCTCTTGAAGCTAAACCTCTCTTAAGAACATCCAACAATGAACGAGACCGCCATCTCTTTCGCCAAGGACTTTTTGGCTGGTGGGATAGCCGCTGCCATCTCTAAAACTGCCGTGGCCCCCATTGAGAGAGTCAAGCTGCTGCTTCAGGTAAAATATACGCAATTAATGGGGTTATATAGTCCTAGGTTTTCAAAAACGGTAGTATGTAACGTTTCGGAAAGTAAGCACAATAAAAATAGTGCGATCCTTCTACTGTGTCATTGTGCTATTGGATCGTAACAGATTTGTATGTTATTGCAcgttaaatgtacattttcattaaaCTACAGTATAAAGATGTAAAGAAATTGTTAACACCTGTATGCATTTAACAAACGTTAACCATTCTTTTGGTATGTGAATAACTaatgtatttatcagttttcGTTAACTGAGGTGATCGTTGCGATGGATTGTTAAAAGACTGACGAGGCCTTAAGCTCTCCGTAACCTTTAGCTACATTCCTCGAGTGAACTTCCTGTTAACTGCCTCAGCCGACATCCAGTTTGAGACTAAATGGCTAGATTTTTTCGGAGCTAATGTGTTTATTGCTTTACGATTGATAATGCAATAACGCGGTTTCTTTTGTAAATAGATGCTTGTTGTAACACGGCAAACTAGCATCCTCCACTGATTTCTCCAAGGTCGCGAGAAGGGGAGGCCTGTGATTATCTAGGCCTTTTGTGCTACAAGCTAACGCTCGTTTCCTTAGACGACGGAGTCTCATCTGTTGTTTGAGGCCACGCTGTTCTAAGAGCAAAGCTTTGTACTTATACAAAAAtatcatttttcatgtttttttatcttgtttttacaTGCTCTGTATGAAAATTCATGCGAATAGGCAATTGATTAATGTCGTAAAATTATTTTCCGGAAGAGCTCACGTATTTTGCGCGTTACCGGCTTTCCTTTCATACAGCGTAATCACGTGTTTGTGGTTCCTCCTCGAGGTGTTGCCTTTTTATGGTTTTGTTCTGTAATGCAATCAATTGTTTTAAACAAATGACTGCTTGTATACAGGTTATTCGTGTTGTAGTTATGGATTATGTTGAAAATATTAGAGACTGGATGATTAAATCAATTTCATTAAGATGTCTACAGTTACTTGTGTTTAATTACTTTCTACCATGTTTACAGGTGCAATATGCTAGCAAACAGATTACAGTGGATAAGCAGTACAAGGGCATTATGGACTGCGTGGTACGTATTCCCAAGGAGCAGGGTTTCCTGTCGTTCTGGAGAGGGAACTTGGCGAACGTCATCAGATACTTCCCCACCCAGGCCCTCAACTTTGCTTTCAAGGACAAGTACAAGAAGGTCTTCCTTGATGGTGTGGACAAGCGCACCCAGTTCTGGAGGTACTTCGCTGGTAACCTGGCCTCCGGTGGTGCTGCCGGTGCCACATCCCTCTGCTTCGTCTACCCTCTCGACTTCGCAAGAACCCGGCTGGCCGCTGATGTCGGCAAAGCTGGAGAAGGGAGAGAGTTCACTGGTCTGGGTAACTGCTTGGTAAAGGTCTTCAGGTCTGACGGCCTCAAAGGTCTGTACCAGGGCTTCAACGTGTCTGTGCAGGGTATCATCATTTACAGAGCTGCCTACTTTGGAATCTATGACACAGCCAAGGGTGAGTCCAAATTGCATTGATCTACTATCATCAATGTGTGTTGTCTCTGCATTCATTACATCTGTTCTCTTGTGTCTAGGTATGCTGCCAGATCCCAAGAACACCCACATTGTTGTCAGCTGGATGATTGCTCAGTCTGTGACTGCTGTTGCTGGTATTGCATCTTACCCCTTCGACACAGTCCGTCGTCGTATGATGATGCAGTCTGGACGCAAAGGAGGTCAGTCACTGCTTTCCTTTTGACATGTAAAAGTTGGCTACTTTCCGTGTGAGTtgtgaattaaacattttgcttTTTCTGTTGTAGCTGACATCATGTACACTGGCACAATTGACTGCTGGAAGAAAATTTTACGTGATGAGGGTGGCAGGGCTTTCTTCAAAGGAGCCTGGTCTAATGTTCTCCGAGGCATGGGTGGTGCCTTTGTGCTGGTCTTGTATGATGAGTTGAAAAAGGTCATTTAGACCTTTCTTGTCCACCATTCGATGTGAGATGTTTTACTGTAACATATCTTGTACATTTGGAAGGACTCTCAAATTCCGCCTTATTTATAGGGACCAACTAGTATGTCAGCACTAGTTGTACTGGAGGAAGTTCTTTTTGCTTTTTTCCTTGTCTTTTTTTTCCTCACCATACTGTCATTCCCAGAGTGAAAGAATGCCAGGTACTAATATCTACCTGTTTTCCAGCCGGTCTGTTTTTAGTCATTACACCAATAAAGACCCTCTGAATGAACCTACACCATAATTTCttgttatagttttttttttctccccagatTCACACCACCTTTATTAAACTGTACTCAAGAGCCatctttttaaagtattttaacgtttagtGAAAGGTTACAACTTAAACATTACTTTAGACTTGCTCCTGGCAGTGTTTTATTTCCAGAGATGCAACCTCATACTCAGTTGGCTCTCCAGAGTTGTGCTTGGGACTGAGCCAAGAACAGCTGTTGGGACACCCACATCCTCAAGTGTAATTCAAACCTGCAAGACGTGATCAGCTTTGGAGGCATTACGTGCATTTTGCTGTATAATAAAATCTCACCCTTTGCATTTtcttttcaagtcatttttatgtgTATAGCGTTTTTAACAACATGCATAATTTCAACGCAACTTTACAGAAACTGTAATATCTGTGGAGTCTTAAGAGTCctagtgtagtttgattaaatatgattgtaaaggTGTATCAATATACATTAAATAGTctaaattgtatttagaaaccccagtgagcaagccgaaggccactggcaaggaacacaactccataagatgttaattAATGGAGtgaaataaccttgggagaaaccaggctcactgtggggaccagttcccctctggctaaccagcatgaatataatgccaatattcgttatttatgtgcagtgcaagtcatggtttaaaattagtaaacttaGTTTTAAGGGCCttgtttatacaaagattttgtatgaactgaaaGAATATCTTAGAAGGTCAGCCTGGAGTAACTGCataagttcacattgatgcagtgttgtttgttagttggctgatgaaggccttttttgaaattatttgatagactatgtatttcatttaaagcgtgtagtccatcattagaccaaggtgatgcaggcagagatcagtgtgGTGCATCACTGTTCTAGTAAACTATCCAGTTTATACTTTTGTGTCATTCGGATGTtccttatttaaatttttacaggCTTTAAAGGCAGTTTCTTTGACTTGCAGCATGATGAATAATCATAGGAAACAAATGGTAGATCAAACAGCCTTAGGAATTAAACATGGTGGCGTCGCAGGTGTCCTAGTAATGTGCATGAATGAAATGCTGAGGGGTACTTTAGTCTAACAGCTGTGAGTGTAAAGGCCCTCATCTAGAGCAATCCAATATTGGAAAAGGCAGCTCTTGTGTGCCCTCGCACTAAAACCCTTTGTGACTATTTAGTAGACCTACAGTACAACCTAGATGTAATTTAGCACACCAATCCGTCCTTGCATCACCTTCAAATCAAGCATGCCTCATAAGGCCAGTTCATGAGAATGTTATAACAGGATTTTCAGCTGTGTTAAATAGTGGATGGTGGTGATATACGCTTTGTCTGATGGGTGAAATTAGTTTTTGAGGGGATATGACATATAAAGTTTTGGAAGCTAAATGTtaagatttaaatatttaattctcatttattaaaattgcatatatatatatatatgtgtgtgtgtgtgttcgtataTATAGTATAAAGTGAGTATGCACAACTGTTTAAACACAGAAAATGATGAATAAATAATTTGGTATAACATTCGTTTGTCCTATCAGCTCTTTTATGTTACATTTACTAGGAGTGACAATGGATCGCGTAAGCGTTAACTGGATGAGCCGATTACACAACGTCTGAAAGGAAGTGACATGTCACAACTACTCATGTAGGACGTGACGTAATCATGGAAAGGCGGTTCAATCTTGCCCTGGCTGGCTGCGAGTTCTACTCACATGACCTGTAAAGGGTTGCAAACTATTTTTGTGGGTACAATCTCTAGTTGGCAGAGGCAGCGGGTTGTAATGGCACAGCAAGTGCATGTGACTGAAGTTGTTCATCTGCCAGCCAGAGTAAGATTGAACCCGTTCAGGAATCCCCTCTGATGACTGGGTCGCTGATCCTGTGTCTTATGCAAGAGGAAAGTGGCTTTAGTTCACACAAATACATCTAGACGCAAGTGTTTAGagacgtttttttttatttatttttttaaaggaattttacaGGTTAAGctaaatcagcagcatttgtggcataatgttgattaccacaaacattaattATGACGTTTTTTAACCCTCTTAGGGTATTGTAATtttcaaatttaataaaaatgttttcctttatccaggacaggactggactgggaagagaaatccgcctgggattttacatgcaactggcccaaaagtccatatcgcggcgccgttttgttgtCCGTGAATGCGACGGCTCATTtgtgcttatc includes the following:
- the LOC127659655 gene encoding ADP/ATP translocase 3; translated protein: MNETAISFAKDFLAGGIAAAISKTAVAPIERVKLLLQVQYASKQITVDKQYKGIMDCVVRIPKEQGFLSFWRGNLANVIRYFPTQALNFAFKDKYKKVFLDGVDKRTQFWRYFAGNLASGGAAGATSLCFVYPLDFARTRLAADVGKAGEGREFTGLGNCLVKVFRSDGLKGLYQGFNVSVQGIIIYRAAYFGIYDTAKGMLPDPKNTHIVVSWMIAQSVTAVAGIASYPFDTVRRRMMMQSGRKGADIMYTGTIDCWKKILRDEGGRAFFKGAWSNVLRGMGGAFVLVLYDELKKVI